The window ATTATGAAAGTGGCTGATACTGACTCGAAACTGGGTCGCAAGTTGGAAACATGGGTTGTCAGAGAAAAAAAAGAAGAAGCAATCCCCAAGCTAAAGAGAAAACTGGAGAACTGGCTCACTGAGGAAGAAAGAAAAGAGCAGTTCTATGTTGTTGAAGAGAAAAAAAGGCTGAGCCGTAAGGTCTTGATGGCGACGAACAAGCGCTTAGTACTTTTTGATAATAATATTTTTGGCATGCTCAAAGATAGCAGCGATAAGATATGGACTCAATTCATCTCTGTGCATCTTACAGAAGGAGTTTTGACCTCGTCATTAGAGCTCAATTTTTTTCGCTATTACGATGCACCGAATCATAAAGATTCGGTCAACTGGGTGCTGTCTGCACTGGATAAGGAAAAGGCGAGAGAATGTTATACTTATCTCAAAGGGAAAGAGATGTCTTTGATTGAGCTTCGGCGTAAGCTAGCTCCTGTGGCTTCGGTGGCATCGGCAGCAATGAAAAAATAGCTTTGTTCTGTGAACAAAATGAGCAGAAGAGAATGGATACAGTGACTCTGTTCGATTAACTCTATGTACGTACGGGAAAAAGAATGAAATATATCAGCACCAGGGGCGGGATAGAGCCCATTACATTTGATCAGGCGGTCATGATGGGATTGGCTCGGGATGGGGGCTTGCTGCTCCCGGAAACTCTGCCTTCAGTCTCGGAGCAGAAGCTGGAAGCCTGGAAGAATCTTTCCTATCAGCATCTCGCCTTGGAGGTCTTAGACCTGTTTACCGGCGACATGCCCCGCGATGATCTGGAAGACCTGATCGAACGGGCCTATAGCTCCTTCCGTCATCCCCATGTTACGCCGGTACGTAAGACCGATGATCTGTACATTCTGGAGCTTTTTCACGGCCCAACCCTTGCCTTTAAAGATGTAGCCCTACAGTTACTCGGCAACCTGTTTGAGTATGAGCTGAAAAAGAGCGGCGGTTTTATGAATATCATCGGGGCGACTTCCGGTGATACCGGGAGTGCAGCTATCTACGGTGTGCGGGGAAGGAAGGGGATTAATATCTTTATCCTTCATCCGCATGGGCGGACCAGCCCGATTCAGGCCCTCCAGATGACCACGGTTACAGATGAGAATGTCTTTAATCTTGCTGTGAACGGGACCTTTGACGATGCTCAGGCTATCGTAAAAAAACTGTTCAGTGATCTGGAATTCAAGGATACATATCAGCTGGGTGCAATCAACTCCATTAACTGGGCCCGGGTCCTGGCCCAGGTGGTCTATTACGTCTTTGCCTTTCTCAAATTGCGTAAGCAGGGCTTTTCGTCAGTGGATTTTTCTGTACCCACGGGTAATTTCGGCGATATCTTTGCTGGCTATGTAGCGAAGAAACTATTGCCTGAGGGTTGCATCAAGCGTCTGATTCTGGCCACGAACTCCAATGATATCCTGACCCGCTTTGTTAATAAGGGGGATTACTCTATTGCTGGCGATGTCACCCCAACCTACAGCCCATCTATGGATATTCAGATTGCCTCAAATTTTGAGCGCTACCTCTACTATCTGCATGGACAGGATGGTGCCAAGGTGAAGGCAGATATGGAGACCTTTGCCGCCACCGGCAGCATGGATCTTTCCGCCTTCCATGAGCAGGCAAGCCAGGATTTTGTCTCGCGTTCTGTTTCCGAAGAGGAGACCATTACCACAATTCGGGAGTACTATCAGAAGCACGAGTACTTACTGGATCCTCATACGGCAGTGGGCGTTCGGGCGGCTCAGGAACTCCGGGAAGACCGGCCAGTGGTGTGCCTTTCTACAGCGCATCCGGCCAAGTTTGGTGAGGCTGTACGCAAGGCTACAGGTAATGAGGTTGAGCTTCCTTCCATTTTGGCGGGCTTAGCGGAAAAAGAGAGTCGCTGCGAAATCCTGGATGCTGATATTGCCCTGATCCGGGAGTATGTGGAGAAAAATGCGCTGGAAGGATAAGGGGGGCTTCTTGTAATATTTTCTTCAGAGCTCAGTTTGAGCCAAGGAGGTAGCGCTTAGAGTGTTACCTCCTTTTTTATGGGATGCTGTAGGGAAAACGATCAGGAAGCAAGTTGTTGTGTTGCTTCGTCTCGTGGTTCATCAAAGAGTAATACGCCAAGGGCAACCCCGCTGATTACCGAATAGGTTGGTCCGATAAACCAGCCGACGACCGGAATCATGGTGATAAGGAAACCAGCTGCGCCAAAGAAGAAGACTTCCAGCTTTTTGCTCCAGAGCAGGGCGAGGGCCTGTTTCGGTGTCATGCCGCGTCGATCCAGGTAGGGGTCAATAAAGGCGGCGCTACTCAGGAACATCTGGAAGAAAAAGACCACAGCGGTGGAGAGAGCCGGGCCTGCAACCGGGATTACCGAGAGGACGAATCCAGCAACTACCACCAGCAGCGAAGCGAGCACTATGACTAAGAGCATCAGGATAAGCCGGTGGATAGAGGAGAGGATGGTTCGGCCGGTGGGAATAGACTTGCCGGTCATGATGGACTCTGTCTCCTCAGCCACGAGATCAAGAAAAGGGGTGAAGACCAGCAGGACAAGGCTGCGGAAGACGATGTAGAGTGGTCCTGCTACCAGGATGCTCAGGGCGATCCAGATGACAAAGCCGATCCATTCGGTCCAGGTCTGGTTCGGGAAGAGAAGGTGCTGGAGATAATCAGACAGCTCCCAGCCCAGGCCAAAGAAGCCTGCTATGGAAAGGGGGACCAGTAGAACAGAGAGGGCGATGGGAAGGCGAAGTCTTCGCCATTGTCCGTGTTTCCAGATTACTTCGTGGCCGACCTTAAAGGCTTTGATGGTGTTTTTCATGGTGTATTGAGTGAGGTGGTTCGCTTAGTTGGTTTCGGTAAGCAGGTCACCCGGCGCGTTGCACCGGGCTAATTAATACATACATATTGTCCCTTCAGGACATGCCTGCCCGCACTCTTGCCCCAACGGGGCTGTATCTATCCAGCGCAGGGTAACACCCTGTGCGCGGTTAATCAGTCTTCAGCCCTTTCACTTCCTCCACCGTCAACCCGGTCATGGCTGCAATTTTTTTAATGTCCAGTAGGTTGGATTGTAGCAGGTTCAGTGCAATTGCTTTTTTCTCTTCTTTTCGCCCCTCCATTTTCGCCGCCGTCCATGTGGACTCTGTCATGCTGGCCTGATAGTGCAGATCCTCCTGATAAGCGGCATAGGCTCGGCGCTCCTCTTCGGAGAGCTTCATGATGTCCAGCTCTGCCTTGGCCTTTTCTAAGCCCTTTGCATGGAAATCGTCCCTGATCTCCTCGTTCTTGAGGAAGTAGATCCATTCATCCAAGGTATCTTTCGCAACATCATCAAAGCTGTTCACTTTGATGAGCCAGTATTCCGGCAGGAGTTCATAGACCTCGTCCCTGCCGAACATGGCCCGCTGCCGCCAGGACAACTGGAGTACGTCGCTATTATGCAGGCCCTTGAACGAGGTTGTGCCGTGGTAGACATAATCTGTCCCCTGACCCAGGTCAAAATAGAGGATACTAACCGAGATAACCTTTTTTATCTCTGAATACGCCGCCCCCTGCTGCATATGCTCGGTGACCGCCTTGGCTGTGCCGTAAAAAATCCGCTGGAGAAAGTCGAACTCCCGGTCGTACTGCACTTCGATAATGATTATGTCGTCCTTTGCGTTCTTCACCTTGAGGTCGACACGGTTGAACCTATCTGATCGTGTCTCTTTATTACTCTCGCTTTCAAGAACTTCCTGAATGCGGACATCCTCTTTGAGAAGCTCGCTGAGGAAACCCTCCAGGATTTCAAAGTTGGCCTTGCTTCGCAGCCGCTTCTTCATGGCCCAGTCAAAGCTGATCAGTTTTCTTGTCGGCATGAGTGCTCTCTGTCGATATCCTTGATTACAGCTTCATGGTTAATCTGAAGCACTATAATAAGCGAGTACAGAGCCAACAGTTAGGTATAATAACACCTTATATATAGGTATTGAAGATATACTTGGTGTGGACTCAAGTAATGGTAGCACAGCACCAATTAATACCCCGGAGGCAATTCCGCACAGTACCTTTATCCAACTTCTTCTTTCACGCTCTTTCAGTATGCCAAGAGCTGTCTCTACGTGATCAAGAGTAATCTCGTGATCTGCTTTCTTCTTTCTTGCAACTAGTTCAGCTTGTTCATATAGCATTGTTCCATAGGTATCAGTGATCCTAAGAATCAGTGCCGATGCTTCTTCGGAAGGAGCTAGATCTTTTCTTTCAAGTTTCTGTTTGGTGTTACATGCTGGTTGAAGCTGCGGCCTGTCTTTCTCTTTCTCCGTCTTCATTCATAATCTCCTTACGTAAGATCAATTGAGATCATTACCAGCAATGTCATTTCTTATGCCGACGCAGCAACTCATCAAATAAAGCATTAAGGTTTAGACCAACACCAAAAATACTTGGTTCTAGGGTAAATAGTTTGTTGGCTCGTTCTGTAGACGATTCATTGTTTTTAACCCTACGTTCATATCTCCGAAGCATTTCCTGCATTTTTTCTCTCTCGGTTTTACTGTCCGCCGTTGCCAAAGCCAGCATCCGTTCTCCCTCGCTCGGGTCATCGAAATGCACACCGGCGAGCAGCTCTTGCACGCTGTACGCCTTGTTCGTCCCTTCCGGGACAAAGCGTTCCACTCCCTGTTCCAGGTTGTTGAGCAGGGTCTGGTAATCCACACTGATGGCTGGCTGATCCGGGAGCGGAATCCGCTCGCTGACCTTCAGTCCTTCAAAGCCGGTATGCAGCTCGCGGAAGGTGAGCCAGATCAGGGCGAGGAAGACTTTGCGCTCTTTGCCGGTTACGGCGATATGAATGCGGCGGGCCTCGTTGTCCGCCCGCACTACGGCCCGTGCATCAAGCTGGGGATGCTGTAAGACAACCCCGCTGCGCCAGCGCAGATTCTCTGCTATCTCCTGATGCCGCTTGACAATAAAACGGGGCATGACAGAAGGGGGCAGGAAGTCCTCGTAGCGGAGTTCAAAGCGGAGTGCCCTGCTGTAGTCAAAGGCAAAGGCAGGCTCGGACACGCCAAGGAGCTGCGGGATAAGCACCTGCTTGTCAGGCAGCTCATAGCACAGCTCGAACTGCTTCATCAGCTCAATGATATAGACGTGATCCGCAGGCCAGTAGCGGTACTCGTCGCCCTCCTGCCAGTGCAGAATCTGCTCCAGCTTATCGAGCCTGAGCAGGCCTTTGGCCTCGGCAATCCGAGGGGCGTTGATGATCTTATAGACCGCACCAGTCACCCACTTGGGATCAAGGACGTGATGATCTTTCAGCTCAAACGTGTCAAAGTGAATGACAATGCCGAGATCGTGCAGGAAAGCGGCCAGCACATTCCGGGTGCTCTCTCCCTTCACCCCGGCATCCGCCAAGATGCCCTCGAACTTCTCGTAGCTGATGCGCGGCTCGTTCATCTGTTCCAGCCTCTCTTTTGCCCGGAACCAGGCTGCGGGCCAGCGGTTCCTGCTCAGAGGGACGTTGTCCAGCTCCTCCAGCAGGGCCTGCCGGAACGGTTCTATGCCCTCTCCGGTGAGGCAGGATGTGCGGTGAAAGCCGACAATGAACGGGTATTTCTCCAGCAGGAAAGGCCGGTTAAGATCAAAACTTGGATTGATATCGTACTTGTTGAGCACCACCAACACCGGCGAGCGACCACCGAAGGTTTCAATATAACGCAGCCAGTACTCCGTCCGCTCGTCCCGCCTGCCGTCTAGGACAAGAATATAGAGAGCGTTGCGAGAAAGGAAAAACTGGTGGGTGGCGTGCATAATCTCCTGTCCGCCAAAATCCCAGAAGTTGCCGCGAACAGATTGGCCTATATTGCTGAGTTTCCATCGTTTGATCCTGATGCCGTGCGTGGTTGCCTCGTGCGGGTTGAACTGCTCGCCGTGCAGACAGCGAGTGAGCGAGGTCTTGCCTGATGCACCCTCACCCACGAGGATGACCTTGACCTCTGCTACTTCCCTAGTCTCGCCTTCCACTTCAGCGAAGTATTCGCGGATGGCTTTGATGCCTTGGATTGCGATCTCTATAGGTGGGGAGACAAGGGGGTTGCCGCGAAACCAAAGACCCTTTAACTTAGGTAGCTGAACGATCTGTGGTGGCAGGCTGGTAAGCTGGTTGCCGCTGAGGTTAAGCTTTTCTAATTTGTTTAGTTGAAAGAGTTCAGGCGGCAGCTTGATAAGCTGATTGTCGCTGAGGCCAAGCGTGGTGAGGTTCTTCAGTTGAAAGAGTTCCGGCGGCGGGGAGGAAAGCTCGTTCAAGCCGAGGTCAAGCCAAGTCAGGTCACTCAGTTGAGCGATGCTAGACGGCAGGGAGGAAAGTTGGTTGTAGCGGAGGTCAAGAAGGGTCAGGTTGCTCAATTGACCCAGTTCAGGCGGTAGGGAGGAAAGCTGGTTGTCGTTAAGGTCAAGCTCGGTCAGGTTGTTCAGCTCAAAGAGTTCTGGGGGCAGCTCGGTCAAGCTTTGATAGCTTAGATCAAGCTCTGTTGCCCCTGTCTCCGCAGCCTCCTCAATCAACCGCAACGCCTCTTCATACCCCATCGCCCGTTCCTCCGTGCCTGTTATTGCCGTAACCCGTCGGGCCGCAGCATGCCGTACCCGTACAATGGCCCATCATACCAATAAACTCCGCATTCCCGCAACCTATACGGACGATTCATGAATCGGGTCTGCAATTTCACCTCATCCACCCGACCCGAAAAGAGACCATCGTGCGATCGGGCCAATCTCGATCATATGATCGGATCAACCCCGATCGTATGATCGGGCACAGGAGCATCGTAGGATGGAATAGAAAACCTTCGGGCGAGGGAAATAAATTCCTTCGAGCGAGGGAAAAGAAAACCTTCGGGTGAGGAAAGCAAAGACCTTCGAGCGAGGGAATGAGAAACCCTCGGGCGAGGGAACCAAAGACCTTCGCCCGATGAAAAACTGCTGTATCGTTGACCGGTGGTATTATTGCTCCGACTTGAGCACCGACAGGAACGCAGACTGGGGAATCTCCACATTACCCACGGTCTTCATCCGCTTCTTGCCCGCCTTCTGCTTCTCCAGCAGCTTCCGCTTACGGCTGATATCACCGCCATAGCATTTTGCCGTCACATCCTTGCGCAAGGCAGAGACATTGGAGCGGGCCACAATGGAGCCGCCGATGGCCGCCTGGATAGCAATCTTGAACATCTGGCGTGGGATCTCTTCTTTCAGGCTTTCACAGGCTTTGAGGCCGCGTTCACGGGAACGATCCCTATGGGTGAGCTGGGACAGGGCATCCACTTTTTCACCGTTGACCAGGATGTCCAGCTTGACCAGATCACTGGGCCGGTAGTCAATCAGCTCATAGTCAAAAGAACCATAGCCCTGGGTCACGGATTTCAGCTTATCATAGAAATCATAGATCACCTCGGCCAGGGGCAGTTCGCAGGTAAACTCAATCCGGCCCGGCATGGGGTAATGGTAGTTGGTGTTCTCGCCCCGTCGTTCCATACACAGGGTCATGACCGCACCCATATAGCGTTCCGGGATCAGGATGGTGGCTTTGATAAAGGGCTCTTCGATCCTGGTGATTGCACCGGGATCAGGGAAATGGGAGGGATTCTCAACGGTAAGCTCGGTGTCATCCTGAAGGGTTATTTGATAGCGAACCGAGGGTACAGTGAGGATCAGGGGAATGTCGAACTCCCGCTCCAGTCGCTCCTGAACCACCTCCAGATGAAGCAAGCCAAGAAAACCGCAGCGGAAGCCAAAGCCTAGGGCCGCAGAAGAGTCTTTCTGAAAGGTCAGGGCAGCATCGTTGAGCTTGAGTTTTTCCAGGGCCGCCGCCAGATCCTCATACTCATCCGTGGAAATGGGATAGATAGAGGAGAAAACAACCTGTTGCACTTCCTGGAAACCAGGGAGCGGGGCAGGGCATGGGGCGTCTTTATGGGTGATGGTGTCGCCGGGTTTGGTGTCAGCAATGTTTTTCACCCCTGCGATGATATAACCAACCTGACCAGCAGAAAGGCTTTTTTGGGCTGTTCGGGTTAGGTGAAACTGGCCCACCTCTTCAACCCGGTATTCTGCGTTGTTATGCATGAACAGGATCTGCTCACCCACTTTAAGGGTGCCGTTGATAATGCGAACCGAGATCACTGTGCCCCGGTAAGGATCATAGGAGGCATCAAAGATCAGGGCCTCTAAGGGTTTGTCAGGATCGCCTTCTGGTGGGGGCAGGTGAGTAACAATGGTCTCTAAAATTTCCTGCACACCAACCCCGGTCTTGGCAGAGCATTTTTGGATAATCTCTCCGTCCAGCCCCAGATCCTCCTCGATTTCTTCAGCGACCTTTTCCGGTTCTGCAGCAGGAAGATCAATCTTGTTGATAACCGGGATGATTTCCAGGTCGTTTTCCATGGCCAGGTAGAGGTTGGCCAGGGTCTGAGCCTCAACGCCCTGGGCCGCATCAATGAGGAGCAGGGCTCCTTCGCAGGCAGCCAGAGCACGGGAAACCTCATAGCTGAAATCCACATGACCTGGGGTATCGACCAGATTCAGGGCATACTCCTGACCATCTTTGGCGGTAAAGGGCAGGCAGATGGTCTGGCTTTTAATAGTGATGCCCCGCTCCCGCTCAATGTCCATATTATCAAGGAGCTGGTCTTTAAATTCCCGATCTGTGACCCGACCGCAGAGCTGGATCATCCGGTCGGACAGTGTGGATTTGCCGTGATCAATATGAGCGATTACACTGAAGTTGCGTATATTTTTCATTAGTGTGTTTGTGTGTTTTTCAGTCCGGCCTGTTAGGCTGGGCGGTTATCCTCTGTTCCTTTTTTGAGGATGGATGGCAAACGTGAACCTCTTTTCCTGTGGAAACAGGACTGCGGGGAAGGTAGCATAAATAGGGAAAAATTTAAACTCCTTCGGAAGAGGCAGAGCTGCTTTCCTGCCTTGCAGCTACATTTTTGCCTTATTGCCGTGAACTTTTACGAAAAATGAGGTAGACTTCCGATAATTGTCTGTCCGCAGATCGAATATTGTCCGGGAAAATGCCTGGAACCTAACTTCTAAAGACTTATGAGTGAGGAAAATAAGCTCGACCAACAGCATCATCCTCTGGTGGTGACATCCACCGACGAGAACCTGCCAGCGGTCAGTAATCCTGCCCTGCATCGCTATCTCCAAGAGATCAGTCAGTATGAATTGCTGAGCCGGGAAGAGACCGAAGAGTTGGCAATTCATTTTAAAGAAACCGGTGACCCTGACGCTGCCTATCGGCTGGTTTCCTCCAACCTGCGTTTGGTGGTCAAGGTGGCAATGGATTTTCAGAAGTACTGGATGCAGAACTTTATGGATTTGGTCCAGGAAGGGAATGTTGGACTGGTGCAGGCAACTAAAAAGTTTGACCCCTATCGCGGGGTGAAGTTCTCCTATTATGCGGCCTACTGGATTCGTGCCTACATCCTGAAGTTTATCATGGATAACTGGCGGTTGGTTAAGATAGGTACCACCCAGGCCCAGCGTAAACTCTTTTTTAGTCTGAATAAAGAAAAGAAACTGCTTGAGGCCCAGGGCTTCAAACCTGATGTGAAGTTGTTGGCAGAACGTCTGAACGTCAAGGAAAGTGAAGTCGTTGAGATGGGCCAACGCATGGACGGTTGGGATGTTTCGCTGGAGGCCCCGGTGCGCAATGATTCGGAAGATGACCAGAAGAGTTTTCTCCCTCATCATGGGCCTGGAGTCGAGGATATCGTGGCAGGTCACGAGGTTCGTGATCGTGTAGCTGGGGTATTAGCTGGGATGGATCAGGATCTGAATGAGAAAGAAAAGGTTATTCTGACTGAGCGCCTGCTTAACGATGAACCAGAAACCCTTCAGGCCATTGCTGATAAGTTCGGTATCTCACGGGAACGGGTCAGGCAGATAGAAGCTAATCTGTTGAAAAAGTTGAAAGGGGTCTTTGAGCAGGAATTACCTGATGTGCAGGACTTTATCAGCTCCGAGCGAATTGTTCCCGCAACCGGTTCTGATCAAGCCGAGCGTCGTTGAGATGCCTTGTGTATATGTCGTTAACTCTCCTTGCCACTTTTTCTTGGGCGGGATTATAATATAATATAAAAGAAATTGTTGTGCTGTTACACCGCAAATGCGGGGTAGCAGGCCCGGAGCTTCGCAATGAAGGTACCCCTTTTAGATCTGCAGCCGCAGACAGAATTTTTTCGTGAGCAAATTATAAAGGAAATAACTGAGGTCATTGATTCGACCCGTTATATTCTGGGACCCAAGGTGACCAAGCTGGAGCAGGATATTGCTGAATACAGCGGTGCTGCGGCAGCTATCGGGGTTTCTAGCGGTACCGATGCTCTCGTTGCCAGTCTGATGGCTTTGGAATTGCAGCCCGGTGATCAGGTGCTGACAACCCCTTACACTTTCTTCGCCACGATGGGCTCAATTATTCGGGTTGGGGCAGTACCGGCCTTTGCTGATGTGGATGAGCGGACCCTTAATCTTGATCCGGTCAAGGCGGCTGAAATTCTTGAGGCCGATGCAGCTGGCGAGCCAAAGATTAAGGCAATTATGCCGGTCCATCTCTTTGGTCAATGCGCAGATATGTCCGCACTTATGTCCTTGGCTCGTCAGTATGAGATTCCGGTGATTGAAGACGCAGCCCAAGCCATCGGAGCAGAGTACCCCCTTGTTGATGCAGATGGGGATGGTGAGGTGGTGTGGAAAAAAGCCGGTTCTATGGGGCTTGCAGGGTGTTTTTCCTTTTTCCCTTCTAAAAACCTGGGAGGGGTAGGAGACGGTGGCATGATTACCACCTGTGATACAGATTTTGCCGAAACCCTGCGTTGCTATCGTAATCATGGGGCAAAGCCCAAATATTATCATTCGAAGATTGGGGGTAATTTTCGGCTTGATCCGATTCAGGCTGCTGTCCTGAGCGTTAAGCTGCCTCGATTAGAAGAATGGCACCAACAGCGGCGGGAAAATAGTGAGCTGTATCGTAAGCTTTTTGCCCAGGCTGGTCTGGCTGGAGAGCAAATCTCTCTGCCGGAAGCTGTGTACTCTGATGTTCCAGGCGCGGAAGAACATAATATCCATATATATAATCAGTTTGTTATTCGAACGACCCAGCGGGATGGCCTGCGGGAATATTTGCAGGGAAAATCCATTGGTTGTGAGGTGTATTATCCGGTTTGTTTGCATCAGCAGAAATGCATGGAACCCTATGGCCCATATAATACCCTTTCGCTTCCCATTGCAGAGCGAGCAAGTAGAGAATCGTTGGCTTTGCCCATTTATCCGGAGTTGAGCGATGAACAGCAGGAGTATGTTGTTGAAACTATCGCTGAATTTTTTCGATCTTAGAGCTCTGTGAGAGTTTTTTGGAAAACTTCCTGAAAAGGAGGTTGCTGTTTGCTCCCTGAGGAGCGCGAAGTGTTTTTGTTTGTTGCTGCCCCGTCCTTTTTGTTTTTGGCCGGGGCAGTTTGTTTTTATTTAATGCATGTTAAAGAATGTTTTATTCAAAGCGGTAGAGGATAAGTATGGTTGAACGTATCCCTATGTCCAAGACTGGACACGATCAGTTAAAAGAAGAACTTGAGCAATTGGAAAAAGTGGACCGTCATGAGGTTGTCAGAGCGATTGAAATCGCCCGCGCCCATGGTGATTTGAAGGAAAATGCCGAGTATCATGCAGCAAAAGAGCGTCAGGGTATGATCGAAGGGCGGATTATGGAGCTGAAGGACAAGCTCGGTCGTGCTGAGGTGATCGACTGCACCGCAGTGAGTACAGGTAAGGCGGTGTTCGGTACGGTTGTTACCTTGATGGATATGGAGACCGATGAAGAGGTCACCTATCAACTGCTTGGACCAGAAGAGGCTGATGTGAAAAAGGGCTCCATCTCAGTTTTGGCCCCCTTAGGGCGTTCCATTTTGGGAAAGGAAGTTGGGGATGAGGTGGTAACCAAGACACCTGGTGGTGTTCGAGAGTTTGAAGTCGTGGAGATCCAGGCAGGTGTAGTTTGTTGATTGCTGCGGGGCCTGTCGTATTTCTGTTGACACGTTTATAATTCGAGTGGTATATAAAAATATTTTAACTTTTTTCTATTTTAACCTTCCCGCTCTCTCTGGAAAAACAGTGAGGGCCATTATGACCGCGAGGAGGACTTATGCGTCATTACGAAACAACGTATATTCTTCGTCCTAATTTGGGCGAGGAACAGTTTACAGAGATTATTGAGCGCACCAACGCCATTGTACAGGATGATGGTGGTTCAGTTATCGATATTGATCGCTGGGGCATGAAAAAATTAGCCTATGAGATCAAAAAGGAAGCGCAGGGCTACTATATCTATATGAACTACGCTGCTCC is drawn from Candidatus Electrothrix aestuarii and contains these coding sequences:
- a CDS encoding EI24 domain-containing protein: MKNTIKAFKVGHEVIWKHGQWRRLRLPIALSVLLVPLSIAGFFGLGWELSDYLQHLLFPNQTWTEWIGFVIWIALSILVAGPLYIVFRSLVLLVFTPFLDLVAEETESIMTGKSIPTGRTILSSIHRLILMLLVIVLASLLVVVAGFVLSVIPVAGPALSTAVVFFFQMFLSSAAFIDPYLDRRGMTPKQALALLWSKKLEVFFFGAAGFLITMIPVVGWFIGPTYSVISGVALGVLLFDEPRDEATQQLAS
- the lepA gene encoding translation elongation factor 4, which produces MKNIRNFSVIAHIDHGKSTLSDRMIQLCGRVTDREFKDQLLDNMDIERERGITIKSQTICLPFTAKDGQEYALNLVDTPGHVDFSYEVSRALAACEGALLLIDAAQGVEAQTLANLYLAMENDLEIIPVINKIDLPAAEPEKVAEEIEEDLGLDGEIIQKCSAKTGVGVQEILETIVTHLPPPEGDPDKPLEALIFDASYDPYRGTVISVRIINGTLKVGEQILFMHNNAEYRVEEVGQFHLTRTAQKSLSAGQVGYIIAGVKNIADTKPGDTITHKDAPCPAPLPGFQEVQQVVFSSIYPISTDEYEDLAAALEKLKLNDAALTFQKDSSAALGFGFRCGFLGLLHLEVVQERLEREFDIPLILTVPSVRYQITLQDDTELTVENPSHFPDPGAITRIEEPFIKATILIPERYMGAVMTLCMERRGENTNYHYPMPGRIEFTCELPLAEVIYDFYDKLKSVTQGYGSFDYELIDYRPSDLVKLDILVNGEKVDALSQLTHRDRSRERGLKACESLKEEIPRQMFKIAIQAAIGGSIVARSNVSALRKDVTAKCYGGDISRKRKLLEKQKAGKKRMKTVGNVEIPQSAFLSVLKSEQ
- a CDS encoding Rpn family recombination-promoting nuclease/putative transposase, translated to MPTRKLISFDWAMKKRLRSKANFEILEGFLSELLKEDVRIQEVLESESNKETRSDRFNRVDLKVKNAKDDIIIIEVQYDREFDFLQRIFYGTAKAVTEHMQQGAAYSEIKKVISVSILYFDLGQGTDYVYHGTTSFKGLHNSDVLQLSWRQRAMFGRDEVYELLPEYWLIKVNSFDDVAKDTLDEWIYFLKNEEIRDDFHAKGLEKAKAELDIMKLSEEERRAYAAYQEDLHYQASMTESTWTAAKMEGRKEEKKAIALNLLQSNLLDIKKIAAMTGLTVEEVKGLKTD
- the thrC gene encoding threonine synthase, which produces MKYISTRGGIEPITFDQAVMMGLARDGGLLLPETLPSVSEQKLEAWKNLSYQHLALEVLDLFTGDMPRDDLEDLIERAYSSFRHPHVTPVRKTDDLYILELFHGPTLAFKDVALQLLGNLFEYELKKSGGFMNIIGATSGDTGSAAIYGVRGRKGINIFILHPHGRTSPIQALQMTTVTDENVFNLAVNGTFDDAQAIVKKLFSDLEFKDTYQLGAINSINWARVLAQVVYYVFAFLKLRKQGFSSVDFSVPTGNFGDIFAGYVAKKLLPEGCIKRLILATNSNDILTRFVNKGDYSIAGDVTPTYSPSMDIQIASNFERYLYYLHGQDGAKVKADMETFAATGSMDLSAFHEQASQDFVSRSVSEEETITTIREYYQKHEYLLDPHTAVGVRAAQELREDRPVVCLSTAHPAKFGEAVRKATGNEVELPSILAGLAEKESRCEILDADIALIREYVEKNALEG
- a CDS encoding COR domain-containing protein is translated as MGYEEALRLIEEAAETGATELDLSYQSLTELPPELFELNNLTELDLNDNQLSSLPPELGQLSNLTLLDLRYNQLSSLPSSIAQLSDLTWLDLGLNELSSPPPELFQLKNLTTLGLSDNQLIKLPPELFQLNKLEKLNLSGNQLTSLPPQIVQLPKLKGLWFRGNPLVSPPIEIAIQGIKAIREYFAEVEGETREVAEVKVILVGEGASGKTSLTRCLHGEQFNPHEATTHGIRIKRWKLSNIGQSVRGNFWDFGGQEIMHATHQFFLSRNALYILVLDGRRDERTEYWLRYIETFGGRSPVLVVLNKYDINPSFDLNRPFLLEKYPFIVGFHRTSCLTGEGIEPFRQALLEELDNVPLSRNRWPAAWFRAKERLEQMNEPRISYEKFEGILADAGVKGESTRNVLAAFLHDLGIVIHFDTFELKDHHVLDPKWVTGAVYKIINAPRIAEAKGLLRLDKLEQILHWQEGDEYRYWPADHVYIIELMKQFELCYELPDKQVLIPQLLGVSEPAFAFDYSRALRFELRYEDFLPPSVMPRFIVKRHQEIAENLRWRSGVVLQHPQLDARAVVRADNEARRIHIAVTGKERKVFLALIWLTFRELHTGFEGLKVSERIPLPDQPAISVDYQTLLNNLEQGVERFVPEGTNKAYSVQELLAGVHFDDPSEGERMLALATADSKTEREKMQEMLRRYERRVKNNESSTERANKLFTLEPSIFGVGLNLNALFDELLRRHKK
- a CDS encoding RNA polymerase factor sigma-32, producing MSEENKLDQQHHPLVVTSTDENLPAVSNPALHRYLQEISQYELLSREETEELAIHFKETGDPDAAYRLVSSNLRLVVKVAMDFQKYWMQNFMDLVQEGNVGLVQATKKFDPYRGVKFSYYAAYWIRAYILKFIMDNWRLVKIGTTQAQRKLFFSLNKEKKLLEAQGFKPDVKLLAERLNVKESEVVEMGQRMDGWDVSLEAPVRNDSEDDQKSFLPHHGPGVEDIVAGHEVRDRVAGVLAGMDQDLNEKEKVILTERLLNDEPETLQAIADKFGISRERVRQIEANLLKKLKGVFEQELPDVQDFISSERIVPATGSDQAERR
- a CDS encoding DegT/DnrJ/EryC1/StrS family aminotransferase, which gives rise to MKVPLLDLQPQTEFFREQIIKEITEVIDSTRYILGPKVTKLEQDIAEYSGAAAAIGVSSGTDALVASLMALELQPGDQVLTTPYTFFATMGSIIRVGAVPAFADVDERTLNLDPVKAAEILEADAAGEPKIKAIMPVHLFGQCADMSALMSLARQYEIPVIEDAAQAIGAEYPLVDADGDGEVVWKKAGSMGLAGCFSFFPSKNLGGVGDGGMITTCDTDFAETLRCYRNHGAKPKYYHSKIGGNFRLDPIQAAVLSVKLPRLEEWHQQRRENSELYRKLFAQAGLAGEQISLPEAVYSDVPGAEEHNIHIYNQFVIRTTQRDGLREYLQGKSIGCEVYYPVCLHQQKCMEPYGPYNTLSLPIAERASRESLALPIYPELSDEQQEYVVETIAEFFRS